caattaaGTGATGCTTAATTACTTTGTAAATTATTACAGGACTCAGCAGAAGAGGcaaagaagaaacaaaagaaTAGCAATGGTGGGGATCAAGGAGAAGACAAGCCAAAAGAAGTGAAGAAGGATCAGAAAAAAGGTCCAGAAGATCCTCCAACAGGGTATATTCACGTTAGAGCAAGAAGGGGTCAAGCAACAGATAGCCACAGCCTAGCTGAAAGGGTACAAAATACATCACTCTTAACAACTATGAACCAGTGTGTTTGTGTATATATGTTTCAATATTAGGTGACTAGTTGAATATATACCATAatgccaaaaaaaaaaaatcatgcttCATTTTGAATGTTGcaaaaatgaataataaatgGATTATTTCAGGTGAGAAGAGAGAAAATAAGTGAAAGGATGAAGACGTTGCAGCGACTTGTGCCAGGCTGTGATAAGGTGAAGTTTCACTTCTTTAATCTTACATGTTTGAATTGCATTCATATACAACTCCCTTGAGGCATTTACTTGTTTCTGTCAACCCTTCTTGACAGCTACATTTGATTTGCTTCATAAATATTATTAGGTAACCGGAAAGGCCCTTGTGTTGGAcgaaataatcaattatgttcaGTCCTTACAGAATCAAGTGGAGGTAGTGGCACaacaattatataattttttttcttttcgttTTTGAAGCTATTCCACATTGTTCATTACTTATAATGTCTAAGCAACGATTTAGCTTTATAACTGTATATTCTTCTGCAGTTCTTGTCAATGAAACTTGCTTCTGTGAATCCCATGTTCTTTGACTTGGCAATGGACTTAGACACCCTCATGGTTAGACCTGATCAGGAGAGAAAAAtagtaaacatatttttttcatctGCTAATGATAGATTATTGTTGTTTTTGTCTGAAATATGAGTAATGATGAGACTTTGTCCCACTGAATTTCAGAAATTAAATAATGCAGCATCCCCATCACTACTACCATGTGTGGAACAATGCAGACCAAACCAGGCACTTGCTTTTGCTGACACAACCACCCTGACCACCACTACTAGCAGCTTCCCCACCGCTAATAATGATGACTATCTTTTGGATTATTCATCCTCATCTTTTCTTCAACCCCACAGGCCAAATGCCTTCTTTGAGGTATGTTTAGATGAATCAAGTCACTTCCTTatatgttttggttttctttgaagggaATTTCTTTTTTCGTTCAAAACCTTTACTTCTGATTAAGAATAGTATTCTAAAagtagtttattttaatttgtttaaatgaTAAACTGAATAGTAGTAGTAGATAATTACAATATTATAGAAAATTATCAAaggataaataattaaaagagaGAAGGGTTTTCTCTTTTCGTGTATTCTGACAAAAACATAATTTTCAGTATAACGGTGGTCAGATTTGGGAAGTAGACCAACGACAAAAGTTTCTTCATCCATATGGATTCGCCGATAACACTGGCTCTTTCAATTAATATCAATGTTTCACATAGGTAAACTCTCAATAACTCATACATTAATTGTAATAATCTATTTCTATAGATAATACATATATTCTTATTATCATGATCTTCTTCTTAAGTTCTGAcccttttattttaatcatttttaaggAACTGTTGTTTCTAGCTAGTAGGttggaaaattcaaaacaaGTACCAGTATCTCAGTGAAAAAGAAATATTGTTATGCATGAAAAATGGAAGTTATGGTTGGTATCACAGTATCATCATATATACGAATATATGATCATATTTTGAAGGGAATTCGTGATTTTCTTTGCTTGGTTCCTGACTTGTCCACCAAAGTAAAGAGACCTTTGAAGACGATGAATAAAGTGCAGCAAAATTAATGGTTGAAGAACACACACTAAGGACAGAAAATGCCAACCGAATAAAACCATATCTTTTACTAGATCTGTTGTTCTGTTCCTGTCCAACATATATGTGATGCACAAATTCCAAGAGACTCTATGTCAATCCTGCAGACATTGAAATTTATGTCatgtaaattaattatatgttaATTATTAGAAGAAAAATGAACTAGGCAAATCTACAATTGGTAATTTATGGTTACTCAAGAGTTTTCTCCCTTTGTAATACTTTGATTAGAAGCCTTATAAATCAAGGATATCTTTATTTTTGTACTCTTATCAAAGGTAATTAACAAATAATACTCTCTTAATCACTAATTAATTCACTTTGGCTAATGGACTCCAGTATTACTTTTTAGATCAAAATGATTGTTAGTTTTGTTGTAAATTATTTATCAGAATTATGTAACTGAAgtagaagaaaaaaagagagcaaAATAATTCACTTCAGAAGTTTCTTAAATTAATGTTACTTTATCTTGGGACAGGTGAAGACAAGTTCTTTGTAATGTCTTTATCAGGAAAGATGTCACTGTTtcttaagaaagaaaaaatatcgAAAGTAGTTGTGATGTCCCTGTAAGCAAACACATTGAATTTCACTGCTCAATCAGTTTATTGCCACATATTTTGGTTTTAATGAGAAGAACCAAGTTGTGTAAAAGGCTCGTGCTTTATATTTTTGAACTAAAATCTAATGTGAAAAAAGTTTACTGAGAGATTTTCTTTGGAATGGTGATCCAGTGAACCTATCTTCTTATGAACAACCTTTGTCTCTTTCCTTCACTGTTTACTTTCCAGATGGTGAGCATGAGGGATATAAGACAACAATGGTTGTCCCTAATGGTGTCTTTTTTACAACAGTGTTGTTTTCTGAGGAAACAACTTCTGGAACCAAAAAAACACACTCAAGAAATCATGGCCAAGAAAACTTCTTTGTGTAATACAAAGGCTA
The sequence above is a segment of the Phaseolus vulgaris cultivar G19833 chromosome 2, P. vulgaris v2.0, whole genome shotgun sequence genome. Coding sequences within it:
- the LOC137812579 gene encoding basic helix-loop-helix protein 80-like isoform X1, coding for MAAFSSQYYHPFLVHSPTFSITPSINKLSSLGDQQPLINTTTTLPPSHHFHNTLHQETSLNSVTNQQSSSADQTSKATTISDTDPSVIKNHSPQTSMVVDKLEKGDEQVTQKVTPVQKKRRARNEPSLSSSPLSMDSAEEAKKKQKNSNGGDQGEDKPKEVKKDQKKGPEDPPTGYIHVRARRGQATDSHSLAERVRREKISERMKTLQRLVPGCDKVTGKALVLDEIINYVQSLQNQVEFLSMKLASVNPMFFDLAMDLDTLMVRPDQERKIKLNNAASPSLLPCVEQCRPNQALAFADTTTLTTTTSSFPTANNDDYLLDYSSSSFLQPHRPNAFFEYNGGQIWEVDQRQKFLHPYGFADNTGSFN
- the LOC137812579 gene encoding transcription factor bHLH137-like isoform X2 — encoded protein: MAAFSSQYYHPFLVHSPTFSITPSINKLSSLGDQQPLINTTTTLPPSHHFHNTLHQETSLNSVTNQQSSSADQTSKATTISDTDPSVIKNHSPQTSMVVDKLEKGDEQVTQKVTPVQKKRRARNEPSLSSSPLSMDSAEEAKKKQKNSNGGDQGEDKPKEVKKDQKKGPEDPPTGYIHVRARRGQATDSHSLAERVRREKISERMKTLQRLVPGCDKVTGKALVLDEIINYVQSLQNQVEFLSMKLASVNPMFFDLAMDLDTLMKLNNAASPSLLPCVEQCRPNQALAFADTTTLTTTTSSFPTANNDDYLLDYSSSSFLQPHRPNAFFEYNGGQIWEVDQRQKFLHPYGFADNTGSFN